A window of the Streptomyces sp. NBC_01351 genome harbors these coding sequences:
- a CDS encoding non-ribosomal peptide synthetase — MNGAPTSPSRTRPIPATGAGTGPAAEARAAGAAPAGAPAAGTPARVAAPVSAASAIGRGTAPDAPVAGVPAGATVRPGGPAPAGAPGGAPGSAPIGVPADGSGSVDPAGGGRTRLPRWVPVGSEPGPAVGAGFHEVSVEPALAQALAGTAAALGIAPAALLGAAHARVLATVAAERELRTGLADGPGVRELRLTVAPSGWAELAGATAAALAGAAPAVGPRPEVVLDLAGDTRAPLGEGEVLRVLWSSAVPGLRLRLRYDPRALDAAYADRLAGYHLTALRLLTEDPYARHDRQSLLSPQEVEGQIHGLAGPRAELPDAVLTDLFEERVRRHPDAVAAEHGARGWTYRQLDAHANRVAHALLAAGSRPHDVVAVVMDRSLDWIAAALGVLKAGAVYLPMGPELPVDRISAQLTAAGASFVLAEPGTEVLARKAADAASTSASASASASTSTSASVPTPPAVICVRDVHTADLPDDRPGVRVRPDHAAYVYFTSGSTGDPKGALCEHAGLLNHLLAKAADMGMADGGDTGSGEVVAQTAPQSFDISLWQFAAPLLTGGTTRIVATDVLLDVDGFLDEIVEGHVTIAQTVPAYLEVLVRQLEHRPRDLGALRSVSVTGEVLAPALVRRWFALCPGISLVNAYGATEVCDDTMHEVLDRAPEPGLPVALGRSLPNVNTYVLNENLGLVPLGSAGEIAFSGVCVGRGYVNDEERTQQVFVSDPFRAGTRMYRTGDFGRWLPDGRMEYLGRHDEQVKIRGFRIELGEIETRLLALPGVREAAVVIVGDAGIHRHLVAFFTTDDDGEGPGVERARGHLASVLPDYMVPSYLHPLRRLPRTANGKADKKALVELASTLGHGGDGHTGPATATERRLAMLWAEVLGVPLERIGRHDDFFALGASSLAAVRVVVRLDRALSVRDLVAHPVLADVAALLDGRRDGGLGDGRDGLRAGGPREAAPPLLHPLLPVRNPHHTLVCLPYAGGSALNFRALATELEREGIAVLGAELPGHDFAAEDEPLEDVAALAARARDEILAQTTTPVLLWGHCSGAALALETARLLQEAGRPAERVFIGGQLLHGADALRAEVAEVAAVGPEVLLGRLRADNAYVELDAFTPERAAAVDRAYRHDVITANRHLLRILEAPGAHRIDAPVEVVVARDDAWTAAADLGYQAWRAVSDRVTLHELEEGGHYFTGTRAAETADVVRRTTG, encoded by the coding sequence ATGAACGGCGCACCGACGTCCCCCTCGCGGACGCGGCCGATCCCCGCCACCGGGGCCGGCACCGGGCCCGCGGCCGAAGCCCGCGCCGCCGGGGCCGCCCCCGCCGGGGCACCCGCGGCAGGCACTCCCGCCCGCGTCGCCGCACCCGTGAGCGCGGCCTCCGCCATCGGCCGGGGCACCGCCCCCGACGCTCCCGTGGCCGGAGTCCCGGCGGGCGCCACCGTCAGGCCCGGCGGTCCCGCGCCGGCGGGCGCCCCCGGCGGCGCCCCCGGCTCCGCGCCGATCGGCGTACCGGCTGACGGCAGCGGCTCGGTGGACCCCGCCGGGGGTGGCCGGACCCGGTTGCCCCGGTGGGTGCCGGTGGGCTCCGAGCCGGGGCCGGCCGTGGGGGCCGGGTTCCACGAGGTGAGCGTGGAGCCCGCGTTGGCGCAGGCGCTCGCGGGGACGGCCGCCGCGCTCGGGATCGCGCCGGCCGCGCTGCTCGGCGCCGCGCACGCCCGGGTGCTCGCCACGGTTGCCGCCGAGCGGGAGCTGCGCACCGGCCTCGCCGACGGGCCCGGCGTGCGCGAACTGCGCCTGACCGTGGCCCCGTCCGGCTGGGCGGAGCTCGCCGGGGCGACCGCGGCCGCCCTCGCCGGGGCCGCGCCCGCCGTGGGGCCCCGGCCCGAGGTGGTCCTCGACCTGGCCGGGGACACCCGAGCCCCGCTCGGCGAGGGCGAGGTGCTCCGCGTCCTGTGGAGTTCCGCCGTCCCGGGGCTGCGGCTGCGGCTGCGTTACGACCCCCGCGCGCTCGACGCCGCGTACGCGGACCGGCTCGCCGGCTACCACCTCACCGCGCTGCGCCTGCTCACCGAAGACCCGTACGCCCGCCACGACCGGCAGAGCCTGCTGTCCCCCCAGGAGGTCGAGGGCCAGATCCACGGCCTCGCCGGTCCCCGCGCCGAGCTGCCGGACGCCGTCCTCACCGACCTCTTCGAGGAGCGGGTCCGCCGCCACCCCGACGCCGTCGCCGCCGAGCACGGCGCCCGCGGCTGGACGTACCGCCAACTCGACGCGCACGCCAACCGCGTCGCGCACGCACTGCTCGCCGCCGGGTCGCGGCCGCACGACGTCGTCGCCGTCGTCATGGACCGCTCCCTGGACTGGATCGCGGCCGCGCTCGGCGTCCTGAAGGCGGGTGCCGTCTACCTCCCGATGGGCCCGGAGCTGCCCGTGGACCGGATCAGCGCCCAGCTGACCGCCGCCGGGGCCTCCTTCGTCCTCGCCGAGCCTGGTACGGAGGTGCTCGCGCGGAAGGCCGCCGACGCCGCGTCCACGTCCGCGTCTGCGTCTGCGTCTGCGTCCACGTCCACGTCCGCGTCCGTGCCCACCCCGCCGGCCGTGATCTGCGTACGCGACGTCCACACCGCCGACCTGCCCGACGACCGGCCCGGGGTGCGGGTGCGCCCCGACCACGCGGCGTACGTCTACTTCACCTCCGGCTCCACCGGCGATCCCAAGGGCGCGCTGTGCGAGCACGCCGGCCTCCTCAACCACCTCCTCGCGAAGGCCGCGGACATGGGGATGGCGGACGGCGGGGACACCGGGAGCGGCGAGGTCGTCGCGCAGACCGCCCCGCAGAGCTTCGACATCTCCCTCTGGCAGTTCGCCGCGCCGCTCCTGACCGGCGGCACCACCCGCATCGTGGCGACCGACGTCCTGCTCGACGTGGACGGCTTCCTCGACGAGATCGTCGAAGGACACGTCACCATCGCCCAGACCGTCCCCGCCTACCTGGAAGTACTCGTCCGGCAGCTGGAGCACCGCCCCCGCGACCTGGGCGCCCTGCGCTCCGTTTCGGTGACCGGCGAGGTGCTCGCACCGGCCCTGGTACGCCGCTGGTTCGCGCTCTGCCCGGGGATCTCCCTGGTCAACGCCTACGGCGCGACGGAGGTCTGCGACGACACGATGCACGAGGTCCTCGACCGGGCGCCCGAGCCGGGCCTGCCTGTCGCGCTGGGCCGCTCCCTGCCGAACGTGAACACCTACGTGCTGAACGAGAACCTCGGCCTGGTCCCGCTCGGCTCGGCCGGCGAGATCGCCTTCTCCGGGGTCTGCGTCGGCCGCGGCTACGTCAACGACGAGGAGCGCACGCAGCAGGTCTTCGTGTCCGACCCGTTCCGGGCCGGCACCCGGATGTACCGGACCGGCGACTTCGGCCGGTGGCTGCCGGACGGCCGCATGGAGTACCTGGGCCGGCACGACGAGCAGGTCAAGATCCGCGGCTTCCGCATCGAACTCGGCGAGATCGAGACCCGGCTGCTGGCGCTGCCCGGAGTCCGCGAGGCGGCGGTGGTCATCGTCGGCGACGCGGGCATCCACCGGCACCTGGTGGCCTTCTTCACCACCGACGACGACGGCGAGGGCCCCGGCGTGGAGCGGGCCCGCGGGCACCTGGCCTCCGTGCTCCCCGACTACATGGTGCCCAGCTATCTGCACCCGCTGCGCCGGCTGCCGCGCACCGCCAACGGAAAGGCCGACAAGAAGGCCCTCGTGGAGCTGGCGAGCACCCTGGGCCACGGCGGCGACGGGCACACCGGCCCGGCCACCGCCACCGAGCGCCGGCTGGCGATGCTGTGGGCGGAGGTCCTCGGGGTTCCGCTGGAGCGCATCGGGCGCCACGACGACTTCTTCGCGCTGGGCGCCAGTTCGCTCGCCGCGGTCCGGGTGGTCGTACGGCTCGACCGCGCGCTGTCCGTGCGGGACCTGGTCGCGCACCCGGTCCTGGCCGATGTGGCGGCCCTGCTCGACGGCCGGCGGGACGGCGGGCTCGGCGACGGGCGGGACGGCCTGCGGGCCGGCGGGCCCCGGGAGGCGGCGCCCCCGCTGCTGCACCCGCTGCTCCCGGTCCGCAATCCGCACCACACCCTGGTGTGCCTGCCGTACGCGGGCGGCAGCGCGCTGAACTTCCGCGCGCTGGCGACCGAGCTCGAGCGCGAGGGGATCGCGGTGCTGGGGGCGGAGCTGCCCGGCCACGACTTCGCGGCCGAGGACGAGCCGCTGGAGGACGTGGCGGCGCTCGCCGCTCGGGCCCGCGACGAGATCCTCGCGCAGACCACCACCCCCGTCCTGCTGTGGGGCCACTGCTCGGGCGCGGCCCTGGCCCTGGAGACCGCCCGGCTGCTCCAGGAGGCGGGCCGCCCGGCGGAACGGGTCTTCATCGGCGGCCAGTTGCTGCACGGTGCGGACGCGCTGCGGGCCGAGGTGGCCGAGGTGGCCGCGGTCGGCCCGGAGGTCCTGCTGGGCCGGCTGCGCGCGGACAACGCCTACGTCGAGCTGGACGCCTTCACCCCCGAGCGGGCGGCGGCCGTCGACCGGGCCTACCGGCACGATGTGATCACCGCCAACCGGCACCTGCTGCGGATCCTGGAGGCCCCCGGGGCGCACCGGATCGACGCACCCGTGGAGGTGGTGGTGGCCCGTGACGACGCCTGGACGGCCGCCGCGGACCTTGGGTACCAGGCGTGGCGGGCGGTTTCCGACCGCGTCACGTTGCACGAACTCGAAGAGGGCGGGCACTACTTCACCGGCACGAGGGCCGCTGAGACCGCCGACGTGGTGAGGAGGACCACCGGATGA
- a CDS encoding GHMP family kinase ATP-binding protein, which translates to MITTQTAAPVSPAAVPAAGYRQVSATGVSTAFGTFGELLQGVLPEEDGNFLVTLPVARWSMVRFEVRSGQPGLEVWPPHKKKALRLTSMILEDEGLPAAGLLRIDSTLPEGKGLASSSADLVATARAVANALGVPMPPRRIEAYLARIEPTDGVLYDSVVAFHHRSVRLRAKLGSLPSMAVVGVDEGGAVDTVAFNNIPKPFTDADKREYARLLDRVTGAVAARDLAEVGRVATASARMNQVLRHKWSLEPMTDICEEVGGLGVVVGHSGTTLGILMDTDAPDCPARLAAAAQLCQELVGNVTVYRTLSFH; encoded by the coding sequence ATGATCACGACCCAGACGGCAGCGCCGGTGAGCCCGGCGGCCGTCCCCGCCGCCGGCTACCGGCAGGTGTCCGCCACCGGCGTCAGCACGGCCTTCGGGACCTTCGGCGAGCTGCTGCAGGGCGTCCTGCCGGAGGAGGACGGCAACTTCCTGGTGACGCTGCCGGTGGCCCGCTGGTCCATGGTCCGCTTCGAAGTGCGGTCCGGGCAGCCGGGGTTGGAGGTGTGGCCGCCGCACAAGAAGAAGGCGCTGCGGCTCACCTCCATGATCCTGGAGGACGAGGGCCTGCCGGCCGCCGGGCTGCTGCGGATCGACAGCACCCTGCCCGAGGGGAAGGGGCTGGCCAGTTCCTCGGCCGACCTGGTGGCGACCGCGCGGGCGGTGGCCAACGCGCTCGGCGTTCCGATGCCGCCGCGCCGGATCGAGGCGTACCTGGCGCGGATCGAACCGACCGACGGGGTGCTCTACGACTCGGTCGTGGCCTTCCACCACCGCAGCGTCCGGCTGCGGGCGAAGCTCGGCTCGCTGCCCTCCATGGCGGTGGTCGGCGTCGACGAGGGCGGCGCGGTGGACACCGTCGCCTTCAACAACATCCCGAAGCCGTTCACCGACGCCGACAAACGGGAGTACGCGCGCCTCCTGGACCGGGTCACCGGCGCCGTCGCCGCCCGCGATCTGGCGGAGGTCGGGCGGGTGGCCACGGCGAGCGCCCGGATGAACCAGGTGCTGCGCCACAAGTGGTCGCTGGAGCCGATGACGGACATCTGCGAGGAGGTCGGCGGCCTGGGCGTGGTCGTCGGGCACAGCGGCACCACGCTGGGCATCCTCATGGACACCGACGCCCCGGACTGCCCCGCCCGGCTGGCCGCCGCCGCGCAGCTCTGCCAGGAGCTCGTGGGAAATGTCACCGTCTACCGGACCCTCAGCTTCCACTGA
- a CDS encoding MMPL family transporter, protein MTNPTVRMARWSARNPWRAITGWLLFVVLCLGAGIAIGANPATSEDFRIGEAGRAEAIAAEGGLQQRPVERVLIHARPGAGSFDKALAEAAARDVSARMALLPEVASVGAPVPAADGSALRVDVTMKGAEFDAKKHVDVLLAQTAAVQEAYPGLWVEEVGSPSISKGVDGLRDDDLARTEVIALPVTLITLLVVFSSIAMALVPLLLALSSIIAAVGLSMLASHVFPDAGVGTNVILLIGLAVGVDYTLFYLKREREERAKAGGRLTPQAVVELAAATSGRAVVVSGLAVAVSSATLFLADDVIFSSIATGAIVVTLVAVLSSLTVLPALLAKLGERADRRRARKEARAAAKGRTLRVKQPKTGTGRITAAVLRPTTKHPVATLAVATLAMVALALPVLNLNLTEMGRDTHSRAIGAMQTYDRAMAAYPELNSMHQVLVKTDADRREEVAAALTGLADRATAEDPAISGRPFLRTSPDGRITMLEMAVAHPVGSVEAHTSLRKLRTELIPATVGTLTGTETAVTGDVARNADYPAHQKQKLPLIIGALLLVTFAMTVWAFRSLVLGLIGIVLNLLSAFASLGLLVLVFQNEWAEGILAFESTGSIGARVPLFLFVILFGLSMDYQVFVISRIREAAMNGTPTRQAVLDGIGSSAGVVTSAAVVMVTVFASFAALHLIEMKQIGFALAAAVLLDAFVIRILILPSLMLLLGEWNWWPSRGMRQVRAKASTERQPATVG, encoded by the coding sequence ATGACGAACCCCACCGTACGGATGGCCCGATGGAGCGCCCGCAATCCGTGGCGCGCGATCACCGGCTGGCTCCTCTTCGTCGTCCTCTGCCTAGGGGCGGGCATCGCGATCGGTGCGAACCCGGCCACCAGCGAGGACTTCCGCATCGGCGAGGCCGGCCGCGCCGAGGCGATCGCCGCCGAGGGCGGGCTCCAGCAGCGGCCCGTGGAGCGGGTGCTGATCCACGCCAGGCCCGGGGCCGGTTCCTTCGACAAGGCCCTGGCCGAGGCCGCCGCCCGGGACGTGAGTGCCCGGATGGCACTGCTCCCCGAGGTCGCCTCGGTCGGCGCCCCGGTGCCGGCCGCCGACGGGTCGGCGCTGCGGGTGGACGTCACCATGAAGGGCGCCGAGTTCGACGCCAAGAAGCACGTGGACGTGCTCCTCGCGCAGACCGCGGCCGTCCAGGAGGCCTACCCCGGGCTGTGGGTGGAGGAGGTCGGCTCGCCCTCGATCAGCAAGGGCGTCGACGGGCTCCGCGACGACGACCTGGCCCGTACGGAGGTCATCGCCCTCCCCGTCACCCTGATCACCCTGCTGGTCGTCTTCAGCTCGATCGCGATGGCCCTCGTCCCGCTGCTGCTGGCGCTCTCCTCGATCATCGCCGCCGTCGGCCTGTCGATGCTCGCCTCGCACGTCTTCCCCGACGCGGGCGTCGGCACCAACGTGATCCTGCTGATCGGCCTGGCCGTCGGCGTGGACTACACCCTCTTCTACCTCAAGCGGGAGCGCGAGGAGCGGGCCAAGGCCGGCGGCCGGCTCACCCCGCAGGCCGTGGTCGAACTGGCCGCCGCCACCTCGGGCCGCGCGGTCGTCGTATCGGGGCTGGCCGTGGCCGTCTCCAGCGCCACCCTGTTCCTCGCCGACGACGTGATCTTCTCCTCCATCGCGACGGGCGCCATCGTCGTCACCCTGGTCGCCGTCCTCAGCTCGCTGACCGTGCTCCCCGCCCTGCTGGCCAAGCTCGGCGAGCGCGCCGACCGCCGCCGGGCCCGCAAGGAGGCCCGCGCCGCCGCCAAGGGCCGCACCCTGCGCGTCAAGCAGCCGAAGACCGGCACGGGCCGGATCACCGCCGCCGTGCTGCGGCCCACCACCAAGCACCCCGTCGCCACGCTGGCCGTCGCCACCCTCGCGATGGTCGCCCTCGCCCTGCCCGTACTGAACCTGAACCTCACCGAGATGGGCCGCGACACCCACTCGCGGGCCATCGGCGCCATGCAGACCTACGACCGGGCGATGGCCGCCTACCCCGAGCTCAACTCCATGCACCAGGTGCTCGTGAAGACGGACGCCGACCGCCGCGAGGAAGTCGCCGCCGCCCTCACCGGGCTCGCCGACCGCGCCACCGCCGAGGACCCCGCGATCAGCGGCCGGCCGTTCCTGCGTACCTCTCCCGACGGCCGGATCACCATGCTGGAGATGGCGGTCGCCCACCCCGTCGGCAGCGTCGAGGCCCACACCTCCCTGCGGAAACTGCGCACGGAGCTGATCCCCGCCACCGTCGGCACGCTGACCGGCACCGAGACCGCCGTCACCGGCGACGTGGCCCGCAACGCCGACTACCCGGCGCACCAGAAGCAGAAGCTCCCGCTGATCATCGGAGCGCTGCTGCTCGTCACCTTCGCGATGACCGTGTGGGCCTTCCGCTCCCTCGTCCTCGGCCTGATCGGCATCGTCCTCAACCTGCTCTCCGCCTTCGCCTCGCTCGGCCTGCTGGTGCTCGTCTTCCAGAACGAATGGGCCGAGGGGATCCTCGCCTTCGAGTCGACCGGCTCCATCGGGGCCCGGGTGCCGCTCTTCCTCTTCGTGATCCTCTTCGGGCTCTCGATGGACTACCAGGTCTTCGTGATCAGCCGGATCCGGGAGGCCGCCATGAACGGCACCCCGACCCGCCAGGCGGTCCTCGACGGCATCGGCAGCTCCGCCGGAGTGGTCACCAGCGCCGCCGTGGTCATGGTCACCGTCTTCGCCAGCTTCGCGGCCCTGCACCTGATCGAGATGAAGCAGATCGGCTTCGCCCTCGCCGCGGCCGTCCTGCTGGACGCCTTCGTGATCCGCATCCTGATCCTGCCCTCGCTGATGCTGCTGCTGGGCGAGTGGAACTGGTGGCCGTCGCGCGGTATGCGCCAGGTCCGGGCGAAGGCGTCAACGGAACGTCAGCCCGCGACCGTAGGCTGA
- a CDS encoding sensor histidine kinase codes for MSERPKSSDRLTVDKFHGWYTAAWVLLGLIPSVIGVENDSGAPKWGALALLAVLASCYTAVRRFPDNPVLRPQAYLALLALGLGAMGGLPGGGAALFIVSLPQFWLFATGVRASIVLSGAAAAATVVGSTLRGDESLTGNVVFIFIGYAASVLTGLLIHRLVADGDARAGMLGAELESAQARLAEAHRQQGAADERERMAREIHDTLAQGFASIIVLAEAARSTVTSDPERTGQQLVSIEQTARENFAEARVLVGSAPQSGLAPGSVAVTLRRTLDRFTQDTGLTVEAELPPDVACDQQTRIALLRCTQESLANVRKHAAATTVGVVLTQHPHAIELEITDDGRGFVVEDSRGFGLDGMRKRLAELDGDLTVTSSLGDGTRILATIHTNGQP; via the coding sequence ATGAGCGAACGGCCGAAGTCCTCCGACCGGTTGACCGTCGACAAGTTCCACGGCTGGTACACGGCGGCATGGGTGCTCCTCGGTCTGATCCCCTCGGTCATCGGGGTGGAGAACGACTCGGGAGCACCCAAGTGGGGGGCCCTGGCCCTGCTGGCGGTCCTCGCCTCCTGCTACACGGCCGTACGGCGGTTTCCGGACAATCCCGTTCTGCGGCCCCAGGCCTACCTGGCCCTCCTCGCCCTCGGTCTGGGGGCCATGGGGGGCCTTCCGGGTGGCGGGGCGGCCCTGTTCATCGTCTCCCTCCCGCAGTTCTGGCTCTTCGCCACCGGGGTGCGTGCCTCGATCGTCCTCAGCGGGGCGGCGGCCGCGGCCACCGTCGTCGGCAGCACCCTGCGCGGCGACGAGTCCCTCACCGGGAACGTCGTCTTCATCTTCATCGGGTACGCCGCCTCGGTCCTGACGGGCCTGCTGATACACCGCCTCGTCGCGGACGGCGACGCCCGCGCCGGGATGCTGGGCGCGGAGCTGGAGAGCGCGCAGGCCCGGCTCGCGGAGGCGCACCGGCAGCAGGGCGCGGCGGACGAACGGGAGCGGATGGCGCGGGAGATCCACGACACGCTCGCGCAGGGCTTCGCCTCGATCATCGTGCTGGCGGAGGCGGCCCGTTCGACCGTCACCTCGGACCCGGAGCGCACGGGGCAGCAGCTGGTCTCCATCGAGCAGACCGCCCGCGAGAACTTCGCCGAGGCCCGGGTGCTGGTGGGTTCCGCCCCGCAGAGCGGCCTGGCCCCCGGGTCGGTCGCGGTGACCCTGCGCCGGACGCTGGACCGGTTCACCCAGGACACCGGTCTGACCGTCGAGGCGGAGCTGCCGCCGGACGTCGCGTGCGACCAGCAGACCCGGATCGCGCTGCTGCGCTGCACGCAGGAGTCCCTCGCGAACGTACGCAAGCACGCGGCCGCCACCACCGTCGGCGTGGTCCTCACCCAGCACCCGCACGCCATCGAGCTGGAGATCACCGACGACGGGCGCGGCTTCGTCGTCGAGGACTCGCGGGGCTTCGGCCTCGACGGCATGCGCAAGCGGCTCGCCGAGCTGGACGGCGACCTCACGGTGACCAGCTCGCTCGGGGACGGCACCCGCATCCTCGCCACGATCCACACGAACGGACAGCCCTGA
- a CDS encoding response regulator transcription factor, with the protein MKTTPEDADRIRVIVVDDHTVMRAGVVALLSPEPCIAIVGEADNGREAVELVASLRPDVALIDLRMPVMDGVAATAEIVAGPAATRVLILTTYDTDVEIERAVEAGAIGYLLKDTTREQLVGAIRSAARGETVLAPRVAERLVARMRQPDPVVLTARELDVLSAVADGLSNADIGKRLVIAEATVKTHLLRVFAKLDVSDRTHAVVIALERGLLVRPERG; encoded by the coding sequence ATGAAGACGACGCCCGAAGACGCCGACAGGATCCGGGTCATCGTGGTGGACGACCACACGGTGATGCGCGCCGGGGTCGTCGCCCTGCTCTCCCCCGAGCCCTGCATCGCCATCGTCGGCGAGGCCGACAACGGGCGGGAGGCCGTGGAGCTCGTCGCGTCGCTGCGCCCCGACGTGGCCCTGATCGACCTGCGGATGCCGGTGATGGACGGCGTCGCGGCCACCGCCGAGATCGTCGCCGGCCCGGCCGCGACGCGGGTGCTCATCCTGACCACGTACGACACGGACGTGGAGATCGAGCGGGCCGTCGAGGCCGGCGCCATCGGCTACCTGCTGAAGGACACCACCCGCGAACAGCTCGTGGGCGCGATCCGCTCGGCGGCCCGCGGCGAGACGGTACTGGCCCCGCGGGTGGCGGAGCGGCTGGTGGCCCGGATGCGGCAGCCCGACCCGGTGGTGCTGACCGCACGCGAGCTGGACGTGCTGAGCGCGGTGGCCGACGGGCTGTCCAACGCGGACATCGGCAAGCGCCTGGTCATCGCGGAGGCCACGGTCAAGACGCACCTGCTGCGGGTCTTCGCCAAGCTGGACGTCAGCGACCGCACCCACGCGGTGGTCATCGCGTTGGAACGGGGCCTCCTGGTACGGCCCGAACGCGGCTGA
- a CDS encoding serine/threonine-protein kinase, whose amino-acid sequence MTSATEVFQPLQADDPPSVAGYRLAARLGAGGMGRVYLSHTQGGRPVAIKVVRPELAEDPEFRRRFRREVEAARRVRGAYTAELIDAEADGTPPWLATLYVPGPSLSEAVARRGPLPVPAVLWLVAGVAEALQVIHDAGIVHRDLKPSNVLLAADGPRVIDFGISLASGTTAATATGSAIGTPQYMAPEQAEAGEVTTATDVFALGQTGAFAALGEPLYGSGPSVSVLFRIVHSAPDLSRLPEELRPLIARCLAADPQERATPAEIVAWCRRHLPGDADDGPAVWREVAGPEVSVPAPVPNPTALNTFPLVWAPPQQPQPQQRRPRGRRTALIAAAAVTAGALLVTGVVWAVKGAADLRDGQASKSTQGTPSASVSASASGSGSASAGSAAAGSTPQSSAPASASPQPPKPPTPVPYPGLNLEEYNSIGIQEPVLRATRTGDVRLKCDKLSCELESDSSLITMLRSKPGATLDTCVKALQHADAKSAPLSLAAQGSEFCVKHPSGDIGLIVLQIKQAAPLDTGRKWLTVDLTVWRAA is encoded by the coding sequence ATGACCAGCGCGACCGAGGTGTTCCAGCCCCTGCAGGCGGACGATCCGCCGAGCGTGGCCGGCTACCGCCTCGCGGCCCGGCTCGGCGCGGGAGGCATGGGCCGGGTCTACCTGTCGCACACCCAGGGCGGCCGCCCGGTCGCCATCAAGGTCGTACGTCCCGAACTGGCCGAGGACCCCGAGTTCCGGCGGCGGTTCCGCCGGGAAGTGGAGGCGGCCAGACGCGTCCGGGGCGCGTACACCGCCGAGTTGATCGACGCCGAGGCGGACGGGACACCGCCCTGGCTGGCCACCCTCTACGTACCCGGCCCCTCGTTGTCCGAGGCCGTCGCCCGGCGCGGCCCCCTCCCGGTGCCCGCGGTGCTGTGGCTGGTGGCGGGAGTGGCCGAGGCCCTGCAGGTCATCCACGACGCGGGCATCGTCCACCGGGACCTGAAGCCGTCGAACGTGCTCCTGGCCGCCGACGGGCCCCGGGTCATCGACTTCGGCATCTCGCTGGCATCCGGCACCACCGCGGCCACCGCCACCGGCAGCGCCATCGGCACACCCCAGTACATGGCCCCCGAACAGGCGGAGGCGGGCGAGGTCACGACGGCCACCGATGTCTTCGCCCTGGGCCAGACCGGGGCGTTCGCGGCACTGGGCGAGCCGCTCTACGGAAGCGGCCCCTCGGTCAGCGTCCTGTTCCGCATCGTGCACTCCGCCCCGGACCTGTCCCGGCTGCCGGAGGAACTCCGCCCGCTGATCGCCCGGTGCCTGGCCGCCGACCCGCAGGAGAGGGCCACCCCCGCGGAGATCGTGGCGTGGTGCCGGCGCCATCTGCCGGGCGACGCCGACGACGGCCCGGCCGTCTGGCGGGAGGTCGCCGGCCCGGAGGTGTCGGTCCCGGCCCCGGTCCCGAACCCGACCGCGCTGAACACCTTCCCGCTGGTCTGGGCCCCGCCGCAGCAGCCGCAGCCGCAGCAGCGGCGCCCCCGCGGTCGCCGCACCGCGCTCATCGCCGCCGCGGCCGTGACGGCCGGAGCCCTGCTGGTGACGGGCGTCGTCTGGGCGGTGAAGGGCGCGGCCGACCTGCGCGACGGGCAGGCCTCCAAGTCCACGCAGGGCACCCCGTCCGCGTCCGTGTCCGCGTCGGCCTCCGGCTCCGGGTCCGCGTCGGCCGGTTCCGCGGCCGCCGGCTCGACACCGCAGTCCTCCGCCCCCGCATCGGCCTCGCCCCAGCCCCCGAAGCCGCCGACTCCCGTCCCCTACCCCGGGTTGAACCTGGAGGAGTACAACTCGATCGGCATCCAGGAACCGGTGCTGCGCGCGACCCGCACGGGGGACGTCCGCCTGAAGTGCGACAAACTCAGCTGCGAACTGGAGAGCGACTCCAGCTTGATCACCATGCTGCGCAGCAAACCGGGCGCCACCCTCGACACGTGCGTGAAGGCCCTCCAGCACGCCGACGCGAAGAGCGCCCCGTTGTCCCTGGCGGCGCAGGGCAGCGAGTTCTGCGTCAAACACCCGTCGGGGGACATCGGGTTGATCGTGCTCCAGATCAAGCAGGCCGCCCCGCTGGACACCGGGCGCAAGTGGCTGACGGTCGACCTGACGGTCTGGCGCGCGGCCTGA